The following proteins are encoded in a genomic region of Ornithinibacillus sp. 4-3:
- a CDS encoding peptide-binding protein yields MSKTKVLLVAILFLFSLLMVACSADPDAKLNKDEENNQPSDNNSGSTAVNSETKQGGDLVIASTSNPTMFNEFYASDSPSNTIAKFIYDSLIKIDENLQPIPSLAESWEYNEDEMKWVFHLREDVTWHDGEPFTAKDVEFTYNIPKHEDYTGPRTSFFAPAEKIEAVDDYTVEITFNEPDAKFLPIALAFNVLPEHILGDIPVADLGTADFNTKNPIGTGPFKFDEWKQGQHVRLVANDDYFDGRPNFDTITSKIVTDDNAMLAQFEAGDIDFIDVSDENFNVAQKLADEGKAELLVVPATNYNYIGYDLTNPLFEDKRVRQALTHALNREAIVENVLDGNAIVSDSPGLPFSWAYNEDVPKFEYDPEKAKALLEEAGWTDSDGDGVLDKDGQDFEFELKTNQGNKVREKLLVIAQEQWGEIGVKVTPKVVEFSALSAELNDKNFEAYILGWGLRDDPSLSPYFHSEEIESGFNRVSYSNPELDEVMEKGDSIMDPDERVQYIEESQAIVAEDQPYTFLYYPNRNLLYSKQIKNVLSHSGTAYFEIYKWYKED; encoded by the coding sequence GTGTCAAAAACTAAAGTTCTTTTAGTAGCGATTTTATTTCTTTTTTCATTATTAATGGTGGCTTGTTCTGCTGATCCAGATGCAAAATTAAACAAAGACGAAGAAAATAATCAGCCATCAGATAATAACTCTGGATCAACAGCAGTGAATAGTGAGACAAAACAAGGTGGAGATTTAGTAATTGCTTCAACATCTAATCCAACGATGTTTAACGAGTTTTATGCTTCGGATTCTCCAAGTAACACAATCGCGAAATTTATTTATGATAGCTTAATTAAAATTGATGAAAATTTACAACCAATACCATCCTTAGCTGAAAGCTGGGAATACAATGAAGACGAAATGAAATGGGTTTTTCATTTAAGAGAAGATGTAACATGGCATGATGGTGAACCATTTACAGCAAAAGACGTAGAATTTACATACAACATTCCTAAACATGAAGACTATACAGGGCCTAGAACCTCCTTCTTTGCCCCAGCTGAAAAAATTGAAGCAGTTGATGATTATACAGTAGAAATTACATTTAATGAACCAGATGCAAAATTTTTACCTATTGCATTAGCATTTAATGTTTTACCCGAACATATTTTAGGCGATATTCCAGTTGCAGATTTAGGAACAGCAGATTTTAATACGAAAAACCCTATCGGTACAGGTCCATTTAAGTTTGATGAATGGAAGCAAGGACAGCATGTTCGTTTAGTAGCGAATGATGATTATTTTGATGGTCGTCCAAATTTTGATACTATCACTTCAAAAATTGTGACAGATGATAACGCAATGCTGGCTCAATTTGAAGCAGGAGATATTGATTTTATTGACGTATCAGATGAAAATTTTAATGTAGCTCAAAAGCTTGCTGATGAAGGGAAAGCAGAATTATTAGTTGTTCCAGCAACAAACTATAACTATATTGGATATGATTTAACAAATCCGTTGTTTGAAGACAAACGCGTACGTCAGGCATTAACACATGCTTTAAATCGGGAAGCAATTGTTGAAAATGTGCTTGACGGAAATGCCATTGTTTCTGATTCTCCAGGACTACCATTTAGCTGGGCATATAATGAAGATGTACCTAAATTTGAATATGACCCGGAAAAAGCAAAAGCATTATTAGAAGAAGCTGGATGGACAGATTCAGATGGGGATGGTGTTTTAGATAAAGATGGTCAGGATTTTGAATTTGAATTAAAGACGAATCAAGGGAATAAGGTTCGTGAGAAATTATTGGTTATTGCTCAAGAGCAATGGGGAGAAATTGGTGTTAAAGTAACACCAAAAGTTGTTGAATTTAGTGCGTTAAGTGCTGAATTGAATGATAAGAATTTTGAGGCATATATTCTGGGATGGGGACTACGTGATGATCCAAGCTTATCTCCATATTTTCACTCAGAAGAAATAGAAAGCGGATTTAACCGAGTATCATATTCTAACCCAGAATTGGATGAAGTAATGGAAAAAGGGGATAGCATTATGGACCCTGATGAGCGTGTTCAATACATTGAAGAATCACAAGCGATTGTAGCTGAAGATCAGCCATACACATTCTTATATTACCCTAATAGGAACTTGCTTTATAGCAAACAAATTAAAAATGTATTAAGTCACTCAGGTACAGCTTATTTTGAAATTTATAAATGGTATAAAGAAGACTAA
- the opp4C gene encoding oligopeptide ABC transporter permease — translation MQGEAKYKTDSLGKIALQKFLKNKLAVIGAIIIILIIASAIIVPWITEYNPDKQDLLNQLSPPSKEHLLGTDDLGRDVFSRLLYGSRVSLSVGFLAVAGMMIIGTVIGAIAGYFGGIFDSVLMRFVDVIISFPQIFLLITLIAVLQPSLNTLIIVFALFSWTSTARLVRGEFLSLRNREFVLAARTMGIRTWKIIFSHILPNAMGPVIVSATLQIGYVILAESTLSYLGLGVQPPTPSWGNMLQSAQDYNIMLNAWWYPLFPGFMILITILSFNFVGDGLRDALDPKVRK, via the coding sequence ATGCAAGGGGAAGCGAAATATAAAACTGACTCATTAGGAAAAATTGCCTTACAAAAATTCTTGAAAAATAAATTAGCTGTAATTGGAGCAATAATTATTATTTTAATTATTGCATCAGCGATTATTGTACCTTGGATAACAGAGTATAATCCAGATAAACAGGATTTACTTAATCAATTATCTCCTCCTAGTAAAGAACATCTATTAGGAACGGATGATTTAGGAAGAGATGTGTTTTCAAGACTATTATATGGATCAAGAGTTTCACTGTCGGTTGGATTTCTAGCAGTTGCTGGAATGATGATTATTGGCACGGTCATTGGAGCAATTGCAGGTTATTTTGGTGGGATTTTTGATTCGGTACTAATGCGATTTGTAGATGTTATTATTTCATTTCCACAAATCTTCTTACTCATTACATTGATTGCTGTTTTACAACCAAGTTTAAACACATTGATTATTGTATTTGCGCTTTTCAGTTGGACATCTACAGCAAGGTTGGTACGAGGCGAATTCTTATCATTAAGAAATCGGGAATTTGTATTAGCTGCTAGAACAATGGGAATTAGAACATGGAAAATTATTTTTAGTCATATTTTACCAAATGCAATGGGACCAGTAATCGTTTCTGCAACATTGCAAATAGGTTATGTAATTCTTGCTGAATCAACATTGAGTTATTTAGGGCTTGGTGTCCAACCGCCGACCCCGAGTTGGGGGAATATGCTTCAAAGTGCACAAGATTATAATATTATGTTAAATGCATGGTGGTATCCATTATTTCCTGGATTCATGATCTTAATAACGATATTATCGTTTAACTTTGTTGGTGATGGTCTACGAGATGCACTTGATCCAAAGGTTAGAAAGTGA
- a CDS encoding ABC transporter permease, giving the protein MISYIMRRVLLTIPLLIGISMVSFGIIHLAPGDPISTMMDDVGVTPEDKERFMEEYGLNDPIPIQYIRWFGNVIQGDFGTSLINQGIPVSELILARLPNTLMLMGVSSLIAILIAIPIGIWSARKPYTLRDYSITTFSFLGIATPNFWLGLVLLIFLSVQLGWFPSGGVATLNAPFSIWDRIHHLILPAFVLATADMASLTRYTRSSMMDVLSQDYIRTARAKGFKENKVVYKHGLRNGLIPVITIIGLMIPSFIGGAVVTEKIFSWPGIGLLFIDATFQRDYTLIMAITMISATLVVIGNLIADILYAVFDPRIEY; this is encoded by the coding sequence ATGATTAGCTACATAATGAGGAGAGTTTTATTAACTATTCCATTATTAATTGGTATTTCCATGGTTTCGTTTGGCATCATTCATTTAGCACCTGGAGATCCAATTTCTACAATGATGGACGATGTTGGTGTTACTCCTGAAGATAAAGAACGTTTTATGGAAGAGTATGGATTAAATGATCCAATTCCAATTCAGTATATTCGATGGTTTGGAAATGTAATTCAAGGTGATTTTGGTACGTCCTTAATTAATCAAGGAATTCCTGTTAGTGAGTTAATTTTAGCTCGATTACCAAACACTTTAATGTTAATGGGAGTTTCTTCACTTATTGCCATATTAATTGCAATCCCTATTGGAATTTGGTCTGCGCGAAAGCCATATACCCTAAGAGATTACTCTATTACAACATTTTCTTTCTTAGGAATTGCTACGCCTAACTTCTGGTTAGGACTAGTATTATTAATTTTCTTATCTGTACAGTTAGGTTGGTTCCCTTCTGGTGGTGTAGCTACATTAAATGCTCCATTTAGTATTTGGGATCGAATTCATCATTTAATATTACCGGCTTTTGTACTTGCTACTGCAGATATGGCTTCACTTACAAGGTATACACGATCTAGTATGATGGATGTATTAAGTCAAGATTATATTCGAACAGCAAGAGCAAAAGGTTTTAAAGAGAACAAAGTCGTATATAAACATGGCTTGCGAAATGGTTTAATTCCTGTTATTACGATAATTGGTTTAATGATCCCTTCTTTTATCGGAGGGGCTGTTGTAACAGAGAAAATTTTTAGTTGGCCAGGAATAGGGCTATTATTCATTGATGCAACATTTCAACGAGATTATACATTAATCATGGCAATTACAATGATTTCTGCAACGTTAGTTGTTATAGGGAATTTAATTGCTGATATATTATATGCCGTGTTTGATCCGAGAATTGAGTACTAA
- a CDS encoding prolyl oligopeptidase family serine peptidase, with protein MYNDKRPITASDFTRLNVYSDPQFAPNGDSYVYVSTTVNDNKKYESHLFLQNLNEGSSKQWTFQHGRDSHPRFSPDGSQIVFQSNRSGVLQICLLSTAGGEAQQITAFQNGASKPCWSKDGKYIIFSASLAMNDSVEDQCELSKEEREKLAEEKANSPLIINDLKYKSDAKGFHDEKREQIILYNVEQATFTKLTSTNTNHQFHDISPDSNLILFTANLDEDADYQQQHSLYILNRSTNELKKAVSLDGMFRNAKFSPSGKFIASYYHDYSYASATLSELIVINVQTGEVDTVSKNWDVQLGNSVIGDTRLGESYDGPSWSDDEETLYFLGTHHGSANLYRTNLKEKKMETLYSNNNQVFGFSYHPPSNQFILGISEPTNPCNFYHFVEGKELAKLTDENSEWLDEIHLSEPETIWFTAKDGWKIQGWLLKPFDYKKGEKYPLVLEIHGGPHAMYGQSYFHEMQLLAAKGYVVLYTNPRGSHGYGQKFVDAVRTDYGGSDYTDLMSAVDHVLAHYDFIDESRLGVTGGSYGGFMTNWIVGHTDRFKAAVTQRSISNWLSFYGVSDIGHYFTEWELGVPRLDDPLKLWDFSPIKYAKNINTPLLILHGELDYRCPIEQGEQFFIALKHLKKEVEFIRFPNANHELSRSGDPSLRIERLRHICRWFELYL; from the coding sequence ATGTATAATGACAAAAGGCCAATTACAGCCTCTGATTTCACAAGATTAAATGTATATAGTGATCCACAATTTGCGCCAAACGGAGATAGCTATGTGTATGTATCAACTACTGTAAATGATAATAAAAAATATGAATCACATTTATTTTTGCAAAATTTAAATGAGGGTAGCTCAAAACAATGGACATTTCAGCATGGACGCGATAGCCATCCACGATTTTCACCCGATGGTTCGCAAATTGTTTTTCAATCTAATCGCAGTGGTGTATTACAAATTTGTTTATTATCTACTGCCGGCGGAGAAGCACAGCAAATAACTGCTTTTCAAAATGGTGCATCTAAACCTTGTTGGTCAAAAGATGGAAAATATATTATCTTTTCTGCCTCACTCGCTATGAATGATTCTGTAGAGGATCAATGTGAACTATCCAAAGAAGAACGTGAAAAATTAGCTGAAGAAAAAGCAAATAGTCCCCTAATTATTAATGACTTAAAATATAAATCTGATGCTAAAGGATTTCATGATGAGAAACGAGAGCAAATTATACTTTACAATGTCGAGCAAGCCACTTTCACAAAACTTACTTCGACAAATACAAATCATCAATTTCATGACATTTCACCAGATAGTAATTTAATTCTTTTTACCGCTAATTTAGATGAAGATGCCGACTATCAACAACAGCATTCACTGTACATATTAAATCGCTCAACGAATGAATTGAAGAAAGCTGTTTCATTGGATGGCATGTTTAGAAATGCTAAATTTTCTCCAAGTGGTAAATTTATTGCTTCCTACTATCACGATTATAGTTACGCTTCTGCCACTTTATCCGAACTTATAGTCATTAATGTACAAACTGGAGAAGTAGATACAGTAAGTAAGAATTGGGACGTACAACTTGGTAATAGTGTAATTGGGGATACTCGTTTAGGAGAATCTTATGATGGTCCTTCCTGGTCAGATGATGAGGAAACACTTTATTTCTTAGGTACACATCATGGTTCTGCAAATTTATATAGAACAAATTTAAAAGAAAAGAAAATGGAGACTCTTTATTCTAACAATAATCAAGTCTTTGGATTTTCCTACCATCCCCCTTCTAACCAATTTATTTTAGGCATTAGTGAGCCTACAAACCCGTGTAACTTTTATCACTTTGTCGAAGGAAAGGAATTAGCTAAATTAACAGATGAGAACAGCGAATGGTTAGATGAGATACATTTAAGTGAGCCAGAAACTATTTGGTTTACTGCAAAAGATGGATGGAAGATTCAAGGCTGGCTCCTTAAACCATTTGATTATAAAAAAGGAGAAAAATACCCCTTAGTATTAGAAATCCATGGCGGGCCACATGCGATGTATGGTCAATCTTATTTTCATGAAATGCAGTTATTAGCTGCAAAAGGTTATGTAGTTTTATACACAAACCCTCGAGGAAGTCATGGCTATGGCCAAAAGTTCGTTGATGCCGTTCGTACTGATTATGGTGGAAGTGATTATACCGATTTAATGTCAGCTGTTGACCATGTATTAGCACATTATGACTTTATTGATGAAAGTCGTCTCGGTGTTACTGGTGGTAGCTATGGAGGATTTATGACTAATTGGATTGTCGGGCATACAGACCGTTTTAAAGCCGCCGTTACACAACGCTCCATTAGTAATTGGTTAAGCTTCTATGGTGTTAGTGATATTGGACATTACTTTACAGAATGGGAATTAGGTGTACCACGCTTAGATGATCCATTAAAGTTATGGGACTTTTCACCAATTAAATACGCCAAAAATATAAATACGCCATTGCTTATCTTGCACGGCGAATTAGATTATCGTTGTCCTATTGAACAAGGAGAACAATTTTTCATTGCTTTAAAGCATTTGAAAAAAGAAGTTGAATTTATTCGTTTTCCAAACGCAAATCATGAGTTAAGTCGAAGCGGTGATCCTAGTTTAAGAATAGAACGTTTGCGTCATATCTGTCGGTGGTTTGAATTATATTTATAA